In the Camelus ferus isolate YT-003-E chromosome 34, BCGSAC_Cfer_1.0, whole genome shotgun sequence genome, one interval contains:
- the RESF1 gene encoding retroelement silencing factor 1 isoform X3 — protein sequence MNWNAKPESVTLPPQYPKKQASFLEQALVNTLSMTSQSSLNHPGSNQEGCPFLSNSNPVSQPLLNIRNYKSQQMPISDMHGGTIVTSQTSVERIIHANVKGPKQRSHDLHMPSGVTQDVWLNSPMRNSMLSHTGATVSHQTGFGTNMPNVHALQNQFVTSDTYSMQIHMIPSNSGRVPVTYQGNPRLNPPLPEQQVDWSQQCASSGLPYPDYRPLPKQYSYSPRSFLQDPPFQEQNPMSSVSLQVKKSHPPNPALTLQSKQTATVPSYQYAVTQTDKRPPPPPYDCRYASRPLQRTQHVVKVPSMEVPHSQDVHLPEMRKEFFKGFQQQWQNVNESFSMMGNPCNLRGNSNVSQPFDEPVRSSVDGVQALAQSNQEERMNSRNLTSNQVLDTSATKEKLVRDIKTLVEIKKKFSDLARKIKINKNLLMAAGCIKTTNTPYGESAQNSELSLKQTVKIQPGPQVTLVTPQTAENKPPTVMGSAEETNRIHSTLNSTLQDRNFNQVSSVLLNSACSEKLPIPEGLHDLKVVSSLKTSAVEITQATLNNTQFSSGNFVNIAQNGPTNSETASLPQSTSFEEYASKYPNKNRLILSLLAPGDKTLKTLLKDTNETIQDSKLHSFEINPNAQNTGDQLNLKTMETPSTCNINAKISDSSSCFQLKSLNELSSKSDHHFSTELLATCLSLWKKQPSELTEGKPCNESKANRTAVGLSKPVETCEKSPLPAVGNCQNKIVNSSQEAILSMVAQNYESSGTTTTKGIAVVSPLILSDVKTLSVRGATPEALPEAVYPVIEEGSVCSLQNKLVEDTASKITVNEPVTSTTSSKVFPLIQKEKHEPMNANSEGTPHASQGKQNRSEPDTQYPMRDQQASCISKDSDAVSSDVLQIGDICSLVEGDTSYNSQIAKIFNLSPLNKVEPQKPSLPNPQGTNSSQQNEQLDNITENKDFGFQDIVPCTDVSRKITDQSQSLQPSESSSLKYVEAKSGILEESSLEHVAKNEGMADDTCSSAAVQQDSCPQEGDVSCTYTDQDPTRNEILSDKTPILYLHDQLSELLKEFPYGIEPVNLHEGSVVQQTTDQISKAQACDKTGCNSKDSTDQIQITILNLEQMKELFPEQDDQLTEPQEEKPVPKDRKQCDPQARTVEESCESVAVDSEKDDVRCCALGWLSMVYEGVPQCQCSSSENSASKEEGKGPCSPLETSSYKQGQRTDRCDPVAFNKPPSNNPETPVNLPVEKKHVPETEQGKNVEDKSKAKPNSSLRTEQELSGPLLSKADKKLDSSLQSHKRRKRLQFHEITFHSTSKITKFSQEGLQRKLMAQSLRPLKPKMGFLTSKNKDLHMKNGSLVPSVSPEKRKLKAGGSKQKVLEKRKLDEGSVLDSEMKRKKNDKPERGKHVGGGSFKFRSLFSTPSERARIKEKTAPNVTSPGSKDSSSKIHRVLAPKEYLSRQTLIEAGPSGKALKKSYAKSATCDSQHVRPGKLSVRVGSCEKSNSSLQTAKESFNICTSRGKTLKIHHSKESKTYISRNSKGTVGGKQPDKMWIDKTKLDKNLNNANSDVEFSQMSSQAKDQRKLYLNRVAFKCTERERICLTKLDNSPRKLNKEKRPEGKPKSLVPVKDAAEKLSMLEFKLCPEGLFSKNTNPVEDQKDLQPCPRKEQAPVQDDNVLAHSRLAKGSFSADGFETLQNPVKDSKAMFQTYKKMYMEKRSRSLGSSPLE from the exons ATGAACTGGAATGCAAAACCAGAGAGTGTCACCTTACCACCACAGTATCCTAAAAAACAGGCATCTTTTTTGGAGCAGGCTTTAGTTAACACACTTAGCATGACGTCTCAAAGTTCTTTAAACCATCCTGGAAGTAACCAAGAAGGATGCCCATTTCTCAGTAATTCAAATCCAGTTTCACAGCCACTGCTCAACATCAGAAATTATAAATCTCAACAAATGCCTATTTCTGATATGCATGGTGGGACAATTGTGACCTCACAGACGTCCGTGGAGAGAATAATACATGCCAATGTTAAAGGACCCAAACAGCGAAGTCATGATTTGCACATGCCTTCAGGAGTTACACAGGATGTGTGGCTGAACTCGCCGATGAGGAATTCTATGCTTTCTCATACAGGGGCAACTGTATCTCATCAAACTGGTTTCGGAACGAACATGCCCAATGTACATGCACTACAGAATCAATTTGTAACATCAGATACCTATTCTATGCAAATACATATGATCCCTTCTAATTCTGGAAGAGTTCCTGTAACTTATCAAGGAAACCCAAGACTTAACCCACCTTTACCCGAGCAGCAGGTTGACTGGTCACAGCAGTGTGCGTCCAGTGGACTGCCTTACCCAGATTACAGGCCACTTCCAAAGCAATACAGCTATTCACCACGAAGCTTTTTGCAAGATCCTCCTTTTCAGGAACAAAACCCTATGTCATCTGTATCACTACAAGTTAAAAAAAGTCACCCGCCAAATCCTGCACTGACTTTACAGTCAAAGCAGACTGCAACCGTACCGTCCTACCAATACGCAGTTACTCAAACTGACAAAAGGCCACCCCCCCCTCCTTACGACTGTCGGTATGCAAGCCGTCCTCTGCAGAGGACTCAGCACGTTGTTAAAGTCCCTTCTATGGAAGTTCCTCACAGTCAAGACGTGCACTTACCTGAAAtgaggaaagaattttttaaaggttttcaaCAGCAATGGCAAAACGTTAACGAAAGTTTCAGCATGATGGGAAATCCCTGTAACTTGAGAGGAAATAGCAACGTCAGTCAGCCTTTTGATGAACCTGTCAGATCGTCTGTGGATGGTGTTCAGGCTCTTGCTCAAAGTAATcaagaggaaagaatgaattcCCGAAATCTGACTTCAAATCAAGTACTTGACACAAGTGCCACAAAAGAAAAGTTAGTGAGGGATATTAAAACGttggtagaaataaaaaagaagttttcAGACCTtgcaaggaaaattaaaattaataaaaatcttttgaTGGCAGCAGGCTGTATTAAAACAACGAATACCCCTTACGGTGAATCGGCTCAAAATTCTGAGTTGTCTCTGAAACAAACTGTCAAAATCCAGCCTGGGCCACAGGTAACCCTGGTCACTCCACAGACTGCAGAGAATAAACCACCAACAGTAATGGGATCTGCAGAAGAAACAAATAGAATACATAGTACATTGAATTCCACCCTTCAGGACAGAAATTTTAACCAAGTCAGTTCTGTTTTACTAAATTCTGCCTGTTCGGAAAAATTGCCAATACCAGAAGGGTTACATGATTTGAAAGTTGTGAGTTCTTTAAAGACATCAGCTGTTGAGATTACCCAGGCAACACTAAATAACACCCAATTTTCATCAGGAAATTTTGTCAACATTGCACAAAATGGGCCAACAAATTCTGAAACAGCTTCTCTTCCTCAGTCTACGTCCTTTGAGGAATATGCttcaaaatatccaaataaaaatagGCTAATTCTCAGTTTACTCGCACCTGGAGATAAAACTCTGAAGACATTATTAAAAGATACTAATGAAACTATTCAAGATTCAAAGCTGCATAGTTTTGAAATAAATCCAAATGCCCAAAACACTGGTGACCAACTGAATCTGAAAACCATGGAAACTCCAAGTACATGTAATATAAATGCCAAGATTTCAGACAGTTCTTCTTGCTTTCAGCTTAAATCCTTAAATGAACTGTCTTCTAAAAGTGACCACCACTTTTCAACGGAATTGCTAGCAACATGTCTTTCTTTGTGGAAAAAGCAACCTTCAGAACTTACAGAAGGAAAACCATGTAATGAGTCAAAAGCAAACAGAACTGCAGTTGGACTTTCAAAGCCTGTGGAAACCTGCGAGAAGAGTCCACTTCCAGCTGTTGGAAATTGTCAGAATAAGATTGTAAACAGCTCACAAGAAGCAATTCTGTCGATGGTGGCACAGAATTATGAGTCTTCAGGTACAACGACTACAAAGGGAATTGCTGTAGTGTCGCCCTTAATTCTTTCAGATGTCAAAACACTGTCTGTCAGAGGTGCAACTCCTGAAGCCTTACCTGAAGCAGTGTATCCAGTTATTGAAGAAGGCAGTGTCTGTAGCTTACAGAATAAATTGGTAGAAGATACTGCTTCGAAGATTACTGTTAATGAGCCAGTAACAAGTACTACAAGCAGCAAGGTTTTCCCACTGATTCAGAAGGAAAAGCATGAGCCAATGAATGCTAATTCAGAAGGCACACCTCATGCCAGTCAAGGGAAGCAGAACAGATCAGAGCCAGATACCCAGTATCCTATGAGGGATCAGCAAGCTTCGTGTATATCAAAGGATAGCGACGCTGTGAGCAGCGATGTATTACAGATTGGCGATATTTGTTCTCTTGTTGAAGGCGATACCTCTTACAATTCCCAAATAGCAAAGATATTCAATTTGTCCCCTTTAAACAAAGTTGAGCCACAGAAGCCCTCTCTGCCCAACCCCCAAGGGACAAATAGTAGCCAACAAAATGAACAGTTGGATAACATCACTGAAAATAAAGACTTTGGTTTTCAGGATATTGTGCCGTGCACAGATGTGTCACGTAAAATAACTGACCAGTCACAGTCACTGCAACCTTCAGAATCGTCATCTTTGAAGTACGTTGAAGCAAAGAGTGGCATTCTGGAGGAAAGCAGTTTGGAGCATGTCGCTAAAAATGAAGGCATGGCTGACGATACGTGTTCATCGGCTGCTGTTCAGCAGGACAGTTGCCCTCAGGAAGGTGATGTGTCCTGCACTTACACGGACCAGGATCCTACAAGAAACGAGATTCTCAGTGACAAGACACCCATCTTATACCTGCACGATCAGCTGTCAGAACTTTTGAAAGAGTTTCCCTACGGTATTGAACCTGTGAACTTGCATGAAGGTTCTGTTGTCCAGCAAACGACAGACCAGATCTCAAAAGCTCAAGCTTGTGACAAAACCGGTTGTAACTCCAAAGACTCCACAGACCAAATCCAAATTACGATATTGAACTTGGAGCAAATGAAAGAATTATTTCCTGAGCAGGACGACCAACTGACAGAACCTCAGGAAGAAAAGCCTGTCCCAAAAGACAGGAAGCAGTGTGACCCACAAGCACGTACAGTTGAAGAAAGTTGCGAGTCTGTAGCAGTGGATTCAGAAAAAGATGATGTGCGTTGTTGTGCACTGGGGTGGCTCTCTATGGTTTATGAAGGAGTTCCTCAGTGCCAGTGTAGTTCTAGTGAGAACTCAGCCtccaaggaagaagggaaagggccGTGTTCTCCCTTGGAGACCAGCAGTTACAAACAAGGACAGAGAACTGATAGATGTGACCCTGTTGCATTTAATAAGCCTCCGAGTAATAATCCAGAGACTCCTGTGAATTTACCAGTTGAGAAAAAGCATGTTCCTGAAACAGAGCAAGGCAAGAATGTAGAAGATAAATCCAAAGCAAAACCTAACAGCTCCCTAAGGACAGAACAAGAGTTGTCTGGTCCACTTCTATCCAAAGCTGATAAGAAACTAGATTCCTCCTTGCAgagtcacaaaagaagaaaaagactgcAATTTCATGAGATAACTTTTCACTCCACGagcaaaattacaaaattttctcAAGAGGGCCTGCAGAGGAAGCTCATGGCCCAAAGCCTACGCCCATTAAAGCCAAAGATGGGTTTTTtgacaagtaaaaataaagatctgCATATGAAAAATGGCTCCCTGGTGCCATCAGTGTccccagaaaagagaaaattgaaagcAGGTGGCTCCAAAcaaaaagttttggaaaaaagGAAGTTGGATGAAGGGAGCGTACTTGACTCggagatgaagaggaagaagaacgATAAGCCCGAGCGGGGTAAACACGTGGGAGGCGGTTCCTTTAAATTCcgttctcttttctccacccccAGTGAAAGAGCCAGGATTAAAGAAAAGACGGCCCCGAACGTTACGTCCCCAGGCTCCAAGGATAGCTCATCGAAAATTCATAGAGTCCTGGCCCCGAAGGAGTATTTATCAAGGCAGACGCTTATAGAAGCAGGGCCTAGCGGCAAAGCGTTAAAGAAAAGTTACGCAAAAAGCGCAACGTGTGACTCCCAGCACGTGAGGCCCGGTAAGCTTTCTGTGCGAGTTGGAAGTTGTGAGAAGTCAAACAGCAGCCTTCAGACCGCCAAAGAATCGTTTAATATCTGTACCAGCCGTGGCAAAACCCTCAAAATCCATCATTCCAAGGAGTCTAAAACATACATTTCAAGGAATAGTAAAGGAACGGTTGGTGGAAAACAGCCTGATAAAATGTGGATTGATAAAACCAAATTAGACAAGAATTTAAACAATGCAAATAGTGACGTTGAATTCAGCCAGATGTCCTCCCAGGCAAAGGATCAAAGGAAACTATATCTGAACAGAGTTGCATTTAAATGCACTGAACGTGAGCGCATTTGTCTCACAAAATTAGATAATTCACCCAGGAAGCTTAATAAAGAGAAGAGACCAGAAGGTAAACCTAAGAGCCTTGTACCTGTGAAAGATGCCGCGGAGAAACTGAGCATGCTGGAGTTTAAGTTATGTCCAGAAGGACTGTTCAGTAAGAATACAAACCCCGTTGAAGACCAAAAGGATCTGCAGCCTTGTCCTAGGAAGGAGCAAGCCCCTGTGCAAG ATGATAATGTTTTGGCTCATTCAAGACTCGCCAAGGGAAGCTTCAGTGCGGATGGATTTGAGACACTACAAAACCCAGTAAAAGACTCAAAAGCAATGTTTCAGACCTACAAAAAGATGTACATGGAGAAGCGAAGCAGGAGTCTTGGTAGCAGCCCGTTAGAGTAA
- the RESF1 gene encoding retroelement silencing factor 1 isoform X1: protein MNWNAKPESVTLPPQYPKKQASFLEQALVNTLSMTSQSSLNHPGSNQEGCPFLSNSNPVSQPLLNIRNYKSQQMPISDMHGGTIVTSQTSVERIIHANVKGPKQRSHDLHMPSGVTQDVWLNSPMRNSMLSHTGATVSHQTGFGTNMPNVHALQNQFVTSDTYSMQIHMIPSNSGRVPVTYQGNPRLNPPLPEQQVDWSQQCASSGLPYPDYRPLPKQYSYSPRSFLQDPPFQEQNPMSSVSLQVKKSHPPNPALTLQSKQTATVPSYQYAVTQTDKRPPPPPYDCRYASRPLQRTQHVVKVPSMEVPHSQDVHLPEMRKEFFKGFQQQWQNVNESFSMMGNPCNLRGNSNVSQPFDEPVRSSVDGVQALAQSNQEERMNSRNLTSNQVLDTSATKEKLVRDIKTLVEIKKKFSDLARKIKINKNLLMAAGCIKTTNTPYGESAQNSELSLKQTVKIQPGPQVTLVTPQTAENKPPTVMGSAEETNRIHSTLNSTLQDRNFNQVSSVLLNSACSEKLPIPEGLHDLKVVSSLKTSAVEITQATLNNTQFSSGNFVNIAQNGPTNSETASLPQSTSFEEYASKYPNKNRLILSLLAPGDKTLKTLLKDTNETIQDSKLHSFEINPNAQNTGDQLNLKTMETPSTCNINAKISDSSSCFQLKSLNELSSKSDHHFSTELLATCLSLWKKQPSELTEGKPCNESKANRTAVGLSKPVETCEKSPLPAVGNCQNKIVNSSQEAILSMVAQNYESSGTTTTKGIAVVSPLILSDVKTLSVRGATPEALPEAVYPVIEEGSVCSLQNKLVEDTASKITVNEPVTSTTSSKVFPLIQKEKHEPMNANSEGTPHASQGKQNRSEPDTQYPMRDQQASCISKDSDAVSSDVLQIGDICSLVEGDTSYNSQIAKIFNLSPLNKVEPQKPSLPNPQGTNSSQQNEQLDNITENKDFGFQDIVPCTDVSRKITDQSQSLQPSESSSLKYVEAKSGILEESSLEHVAKNEGMADDTCSSAAVQQDSCPQEGDVSCTYTDQDPTRNEILSDKTPILYLHDQLSELLKEFPYGIEPVNLHEGSVVQQTTDQISKAQACDKTGCNSKDSTDQIQITILNLEQMKELFPEQDDQLTEPQEEKPVPKDRKQCDPQARTVEESCESVAVDSEKDDVRCCALGWLSMVYEGVPQCQCSSSENSASKEEGKGPCSPLETSSYKQGQRTDRCDPVAFNKPPSNNPETPVNLPVEKKHVPETEQGKNVEDKSKAKPNSSLRTEQELSGPLLSKADKKLDSSLQSHKRRKRLQFHEITFHSTSKITKFSQEGLQRKLMAQSLRPLKPKMGFLTSKNKDLHMKNGSLVPSVSPEKRKLKAGGSKQKVLEKRKLDEGSVLDSEMKRKKNDKPERGKHVGGGSFKFRSLFSTPSERARIKEKTAPNVTSPGSKDSSSKIHRVLAPKEYLSRQTLIEAGPSGKALKKSYAKSATCDSQHVRPGKLSVRVGSCEKSNSSLQTAKESFNICTSRGKTLKIHHSKESKTYISRNSKGTVGGKQPDKMWIDKTKLDKNLNNANSDVEFSQMSSQAKDQRKLYLNRVAFKCTERERICLTKLDNSPRKLNKEKRPEGKPKSLVPVKDAAEKLSMLEFKLCPEGLFSKNTNPVEDQKDLQPCPRKEQAPVQVSGIKSTKEDWLKCVTEEKRMPEANQEIDDNVLAHSRLAKGSFSADGFETLQNPVKDSKAMFQTYKKMYMEKRSRSLGSSPLE from the exons ATGAACTGGAATGCAAAACCAGAGAGTGTCACCTTACCACCACAGTATCCTAAAAAACAGGCATCTTTTTTGGAGCAGGCTTTAGTTAACACACTTAGCATGACGTCTCAAAGTTCTTTAAACCATCCTGGAAGTAACCAAGAAGGATGCCCATTTCTCAGTAATTCAAATCCAGTTTCACAGCCACTGCTCAACATCAGAAATTATAAATCTCAACAAATGCCTATTTCTGATATGCATGGTGGGACAATTGTGACCTCACAGACGTCCGTGGAGAGAATAATACATGCCAATGTTAAAGGACCCAAACAGCGAAGTCATGATTTGCACATGCCTTCAGGAGTTACACAGGATGTGTGGCTGAACTCGCCGATGAGGAATTCTATGCTTTCTCATACAGGGGCAACTGTATCTCATCAAACTGGTTTCGGAACGAACATGCCCAATGTACATGCACTACAGAATCAATTTGTAACATCAGATACCTATTCTATGCAAATACATATGATCCCTTCTAATTCTGGAAGAGTTCCTGTAACTTATCAAGGAAACCCAAGACTTAACCCACCTTTACCCGAGCAGCAGGTTGACTGGTCACAGCAGTGTGCGTCCAGTGGACTGCCTTACCCAGATTACAGGCCACTTCCAAAGCAATACAGCTATTCACCACGAAGCTTTTTGCAAGATCCTCCTTTTCAGGAACAAAACCCTATGTCATCTGTATCACTACAAGTTAAAAAAAGTCACCCGCCAAATCCTGCACTGACTTTACAGTCAAAGCAGACTGCAACCGTACCGTCCTACCAATACGCAGTTACTCAAACTGACAAAAGGCCACCCCCCCCTCCTTACGACTGTCGGTATGCAAGCCGTCCTCTGCAGAGGACTCAGCACGTTGTTAAAGTCCCTTCTATGGAAGTTCCTCACAGTCAAGACGTGCACTTACCTGAAAtgaggaaagaattttttaaaggttttcaaCAGCAATGGCAAAACGTTAACGAAAGTTTCAGCATGATGGGAAATCCCTGTAACTTGAGAGGAAATAGCAACGTCAGTCAGCCTTTTGATGAACCTGTCAGATCGTCTGTGGATGGTGTTCAGGCTCTTGCTCAAAGTAATcaagaggaaagaatgaattcCCGAAATCTGACTTCAAATCAAGTACTTGACACAAGTGCCACAAAAGAAAAGTTAGTGAGGGATATTAAAACGttggtagaaataaaaaagaagttttcAGACCTtgcaaggaaaattaaaattaataaaaatcttttgaTGGCAGCAGGCTGTATTAAAACAACGAATACCCCTTACGGTGAATCGGCTCAAAATTCTGAGTTGTCTCTGAAACAAACTGTCAAAATCCAGCCTGGGCCACAGGTAACCCTGGTCACTCCACAGACTGCAGAGAATAAACCACCAACAGTAATGGGATCTGCAGAAGAAACAAATAGAATACATAGTACATTGAATTCCACCCTTCAGGACAGAAATTTTAACCAAGTCAGTTCTGTTTTACTAAATTCTGCCTGTTCGGAAAAATTGCCAATACCAGAAGGGTTACATGATTTGAAAGTTGTGAGTTCTTTAAAGACATCAGCTGTTGAGATTACCCAGGCAACACTAAATAACACCCAATTTTCATCAGGAAATTTTGTCAACATTGCACAAAATGGGCCAACAAATTCTGAAACAGCTTCTCTTCCTCAGTCTACGTCCTTTGAGGAATATGCttcaaaatatccaaataaaaatagGCTAATTCTCAGTTTACTCGCACCTGGAGATAAAACTCTGAAGACATTATTAAAAGATACTAATGAAACTATTCAAGATTCAAAGCTGCATAGTTTTGAAATAAATCCAAATGCCCAAAACACTGGTGACCAACTGAATCTGAAAACCATGGAAACTCCAAGTACATGTAATATAAATGCCAAGATTTCAGACAGTTCTTCTTGCTTTCAGCTTAAATCCTTAAATGAACTGTCTTCTAAAAGTGACCACCACTTTTCAACGGAATTGCTAGCAACATGTCTTTCTTTGTGGAAAAAGCAACCTTCAGAACTTACAGAAGGAAAACCATGTAATGAGTCAAAAGCAAACAGAACTGCAGTTGGACTTTCAAAGCCTGTGGAAACCTGCGAGAAGAGTCCACTTCCAGCTGTTGGAAATTGTCAGAATAAGATTGTAAACAGCTCACAAGAAGCAATTCTGTCGATGGTGGCACAGAATTATGAGTCTTCAGGTACAACGACTACAAAGGGAATTGCTGTAGTGTCGCCCTTAATTCTTTCAGATGTCAAAACACTGTCTGTCAGAGGTGCAACTCCTGAAGCCTTACCTGAAGCAGTGTATCCAGTTATTGAAGAAGGCAGTGTCTGTAGCTTACAGAATAAATTGGTAGAAGATACTGCTTCGAAGATTACTGTTAATGAGCCAGTAACAAGTACTACAAGCAGCAAGGTTTTCCCACTGATTCAGAAGGAAAAGCATGAGCCAATGAATGCTAATTCAGAAGGCACACCTCATGCCAGTCAAGGGAAGCAGAACAGATCAGAGCCAGATACCCAGTATCCTATGAGGGATCAGCAAGCTTCGTGTATATCAAAGGATAGCGACGCTGTGAGCAGCGATGTATTACAGATTGGCGATATTTGTTCTCTTGTTGAAGGCGATACCTCTTACAATTCCCAAATAGCAAAGATATTCAATTTGTCCCCTTTAAACAAAGTTGAGCCACAGAAGCCCTCTCTGCCCAACCCCCAAGGGACAAATAGTAGCCAACAAAATGAACAGTTGGATAACATCACTGAAAATAAAGACTTTGGTTTTCAGGATATTGTGCCGTGCACAGATGTGTCACGTAAAATAACTGACCAGTCACAGTCACTGCAACCTTCAGAATCGTCATCTTTGAAGTACGTTGAAGCAAAGAGTGGCATTCTGGAGGAAAGCAGTTTGGAGCATGTCGCTAAAAATGAAGGCATGGCTGACGATACGTGTTCATCGGCTGCTGTTCAGCAGGACAGTTGCCCTCAGGAAGGTGATGTGTCCTGCACTTACACGGACCAGGATCCTACAAGAAACGAGATTCTCAGTGACAAGACACCCATCTTATACCTGCACGATCAGCTGTCAGAACTTTTGAAAGAGTTTCCCTACGGTATTGAACCTGTGAACTTGCATGAAGGTTCTGTTGTCCAGCAAACGACAGACCAGATCTCAAAAGCTCAAGCTTGTGACAAAACCGGTTGTAACTCCAAAGACTCCACAGACCAAATCCAAATTACGATATTGAACTTGGAGCAAATGAAAGAATTATTTCCTGAGCAGGACGACCAACTGACAGAACCTCAGGAAGAAAAGCCTGTCCCAAAAGACAGGAAGCAGTGTGACCCACAAGCACGTACAGTTGAAGAAAGTTGCGAGTCTGTAGCAGTGGATTCAGAAAAAGATGATGTGCGTTGTTGTGCACTGGGGTGGCTCTCTATGGTTTATGAAGGAGTTCCTCAGTGCCAGTGTAGTTCTAGTGAGAACTCAGCCtccaaggaagaagggaaagggccGTGTTCTCCCTTGGAGACCAGCAGTTACAAACAAGGACAGAGAACTGATAGATGTGACCCTGTTGCATTTAATAAGCCTCCGAGTAATAATCCAGAGACTCCTGTGAATTTACCAGTTGAGAAAAAGCATGTTCCTGAAACAGAGCAAGGCAAGAATGTAGAAGATAAATCCAAAGCAAAACCTAACAGCTCCCTAAGGACAGAACAAGAGTTGTCTGGTCCACTTCTATCCAAAGCTGATAAGAAACTAGATTCCTCCTTGCAgagtcacaaaagaagaaaaagactgcAATTTCATGAGATAACTTTTCACTCCACGagcaaaattacaaaattttctcAAGAGGGCCTGCAGAGGAAGCTCATGGCCCAAAGCCTACGCCCATTAAAGCCAAAGATGGGTTTTTtgacaagtaaaaataaagatctgCATATGAAAAATGGCTCCCTGGTGCCATCAGTGTccccagaaaagagaaaattgaaagcAGGTGGCTCCAAAcaaaaagttttggaaaaaagGAAGTTGGATGAAGGGAGCGTACTTGACTCggagatgaagaggaagaagaacgATAAGCCCGAGCGGGGTAAACACGTGGGAGGCGGTTCCTTTAAATTCcgttctcttttctccacccccAGTGAAAGAGCCAGGATTAAAGAAAAGACGGCCCCGAACGTTACGTCCCCAGGCTCCAAGGATAGCTCATCGAAAATTCATAGAGTCCTGGCCCCGAAGGAGTATTTATCAAGGCAGACGCTTATAGAAGCAGGGCCTAGCGGCAAAGCGTTAAAGAAAAGTTACGCAAAAAGCGCAACGTGTGACTCCCAGCACGTGAGGCCCGGTAAGCTTTCTGTGCGAGTTGGAAGTTGTGAGAAGTCAAACAGCAGCCTTCAGACCGCCAAAGAATCGTTTAATATCTGTACCAGCCGTGGCAAAACCCTCAAAATCCATCATTCCAAGGAGTCTAAAACATACATTTCAAGGAATAGTAAAGGAACGGTTGGTGGAAAACAGCCTGATAAAATGTGGATTGATAAAACCAAATTAGACAAGAATTTAAACAATGCAAATAGTGACGTTGAATTCAGCCAGATGTCCTCCCAGGCAAAGGATCAAAGGAAACTATATCTGAACAGAGTTGCATTTAAATGCACTGAACGTGAGCGCATTTGTCTCACAAAATTAGATAATTCACCCAGGAAGCTTAATAAAGAGAAGAGACCAGAAGGTAAACCTAAGAGCCTTGTACCTGTGAAAGATGCCGCGGAGAAACTGAGCATGCTGGAGTTTAAGTTATGTCCAGAAGGACTGTTCAGTAAGAATACAAACCCCGTTGAAGACCAAAAGGATCTGCAGCCTTGTCCTAGGAAGGAGCAAGCCCCTGTGCAAG tttcaggaataaaaagtacaaaagaaGACTGGTTAAAATGTGTGACTGAGGAGAAAAGGATGCCAGAAGCCAACCAAGAAATAG ATGATAATGTTTTGGCTCATTCAAGACTCGCCAAGGGAAGCTTCAGTGCGGATGGATTTGAGACACTACAAAACCCAGTAAAAGACTCAAAAGCAATGTTTCAGACCTACAAAAAGATGTACATGGAGAAGCGAAGCAGGAGTCTTGGTAGCAGCCCGTTAGAGTAA